From Novipirellula artificiosorum, the proteins below share one genomic window:
- a CDS encoding alpha-keto acid decarboxylase family protein codes for MSLSPPNRPRENRPRAEIASGTTSPSRGAATRMTANVSIAGYLIQRLRDYGVDDLFGIPGDYVLSFYSELERSPINVIGCTREDCAGFAADAYARIRGMGAVCVTYCVGGLSVCNSIAGAYAEKSPVVVISGAPGLNERATGALLHHMVRDFRTQLDVFEKFTIATAELTDPLTAFSEIDRVLDACDQYKRPVYIELPRDMVAVVPPVAHGYRGFVREIDANATAEAVRETYQRLSEAKNPVILAGVEMHRFRLQDELLQLAESANIPIATTMLGKSVVSERHPLFIGLYEGAIGDSQVTRIVEQSDLVLLMGAFLSDINLGIYTAKLDPNRCVYATSESLRISYHHYHNVDLKSFLVGLNESATALPKRPFTPIEGLHAAALAPDLGANEFLRTSWMISELNKRLDADTIVIADVGDALFAATELTIHERTEFLSPAYYTSMGFSIPAALGAATARKDHRIVVLVGDGAFQMTGQELSTLIRQGHSPVVILLDNHGYGTERYLHQGDWRYNEIASWDYGELMQVYGHGVAHRVRTKAEYIAALDAAWDQPNEPHLIHATLEESDASETLKKLAQRMCERV; via the coding sequence ATGAGCCTTTCTCCTCCAAATCGTCCTCGGGAAAATCGTCCTCGGGCCGAGATCGCGTCCGGGACAACCTCACCCTCTCGCGGTGCCGCCACTCGGATGACCGCGAATGTCTCCATCGCGGGTTACCTGATCCAACGACTGCGTGACTATGGCGTGGACGACCTGTTCGGAATCCCGGGAGACTATGTCTTGTCGTTCTATAGCGAATTGGAGAGGAGCCCCATCAACGTGATCGGGTGCACGCGAGAGGACTGCGCGGGCTTCGCTGCCGATGCTTATGCGCGGATTCGCGGGATGGGGGCGGTGTGTGTCACGTACTGTGTCGGCGGTTTGAGCGTATGCAACTCGATTGCGGGGGCCTATGCCGAAAAGTCGCCAGTCGTTGTGATTTCGGGTGCGCCTGGGTTAAACGAAAGGGCAACCGGTGCTTTGTTGCATCACATGGTCCGTGACTTCCGCACTCAACTGGACGTGTTCGAGAAGTTTACGATTGCGACGGCGGAATTGACAGACCCGCTGACGGCGTTTTCCGAAATCGATCGTGTGCTCGATGCCTGTGACCAATACAAACGTCCCGTTTACATCGAATTGCCACGAGACATGGTCGCGGTGGTCCCGCCGGTGGCACACGGGTACCGCGGTTTCGTTCGCGAGATCGACGCGAATGCGACGGCGGAAGCGGTTCGGGAAACGTACCAACGATTGTCCGAGGCGAAAAATCCTGTCATCCTTGCAGGGGTCGAGATGCATCGTTTTCGACTGCAAGATGAATTGTTGCAGCTTGCTGAATCGGCGAACATCCCAATCGCGACCACGATGCTTGGCAAGAGCGTCGTTAGCGAACGACATCCCTTGTTCATCGGGCTTTATGAAGGTGCCATCGGCGATTCCCAGGTCACGCGAATTGTCGAACAGAGTGACCTGGTGTTGCTAATGGGCGCCTTTCTTAGCGACATCAATTTAGGGATCTATACGGCAAAGCTTGACCCGAATCGCTGTGTTTATGCGACGAGCGAATCGCTGCGCATTTCGTATCACCACTACCACAATGTTGATTTGAAATCGTTCTTGGTTGGATTGAACGAGTCCGCGACAGCCCTACCCAAACGACCGTTTACGCCCATCGAAGGTTTGCACGCCGCTGCGTTGGCGCCCGACTTGGGGGCAAACGAGTTTTTGCGCACCAGTTGGATGATCTCGGAGCTGAACAAGCGACTCGACGCGGACACCATTGTGATTGCGGATGTGGGAGATGCGCTATTTGCGGCTACCGAGTTGACGATCCATGAACGGACGGAATTTCTAAGTCCGGCATACTACACGTCGATGGGGTTCAGTATTCCTGCAGCGCTCGGAGCCGCGACAGCACGCAAGGACCACCGGATCGTCGTGTTGGTCGGTGACGGGGCGTTTCAGATGACAGGCCAGGAACTCAGCACGCTGATTCGCCAAGGGCATAGCCCCGTCGTCATTCTGTTAGACAATCATGGCTATGGGACCGAACGCTATTTGCATCAAGGGGATTGGCGGTACAACGAAATTGCGAGCTGGGACTATGGCGAGTTAATGCAAGTCTACGGCCACGGCGTCGCCCATCGCGTCCGCACCAAAGCGGAGTACATCGCAGCGCTCGATGCAGCATGGGACCAACCCAACGAGCCTCATCTGATCCACGCAACCTTGGAGGAATCCGACGCCAGTGAGACGCTCAAGAAACTGGCTCAGCGGATGTGTGAGCGCGTTTAG